GTTGTTCAGAGTTGTTTCAAAAGTTGTTCAAAGGTGGGACGGAACTTGTTCACTATTCTTTGAATGTTACGTACGTGGTTGACAATTCTTTGCCAGCGATCGAGATGCCAAAGAACGTAAGCAAATCTGGTGCCGCTTTATCCATCGGAACGTTCACTGTCACGCTAACCCTGGTGCCACTAGGAGCTGCGGCGAGCAGAGCACCGGTGGGATCAGCGGCGCCGTTCACAAAAAGCAACACTTCGCGGTTGTTTCGCCACGTGTAGCGGGCCAAAGCGGCGTCGATCGCCCCTTCGACACTCGCCCGGGTCGAGCTGGCTAGCGCTGCTTCGCGAGCGCCGTGATTCGTCGCGGCTGCGACCCCTTGGCTGTTCATCAGCAGGATGCCGAACTCGACAATCGCCAGCAGCAGCACGAGCAGGATCGGCAGCACCATGATCAATTCGATCGAGAGTGCAGCGCCGAGGCGCGAGCGCTGGCGGCGCGCTGCGGGAGCGGCTGAGCGTGGGCTCGAGTTGTGCGAGGCTTTGTTCATGATGTTCATTGTTTTTCTCATCCGTCCGAGACGTCGGGTCACGCCGGGCGCACCACCAGCCAGGTCATCACCAGCACGGTGGCAATCGCCACAGGCACGCCGAACGGCAACACCCGTTTCACACGTCGAGGAGTTTCCCCTTCGGCGGCCACGTTCTGACCACCACTGCCACTGTTGAGATACTGCCCGCGAGCACGCGAGAAGCCGTGCGACATGGCGGTGATGGTCATCACGCCGATGGCCATCACGCAGGCGAGACCCACGGCAATTGCAAAGATCACCAGGATGGTGAGCGGGCCGGTCCAGGCACCTAGTGCGGCGAGAAGTTTCACGTCCCCCATGCCGCCGCCACCGAGTAGCCAAGGCAACAGCAGGAGCGAAAAGCCGATGGCAAAGCCAGCCACGGAAAGGAGCGGTCCCACACCGGCGGGAGCCAGGCTGCTATAGAGAAGACCGAGCACGGCGGCCGGAACTGTCAGCCAGTTCGGGATCTTACGCGTGCGATAGTCGAGCACTGCTGCGGCAATGGTAAATGCAGCAGCTAGCGCGGCCAGATCGTAGGCTCCACTCATGGTTGTGCGGCCTTCTCTTGAAAAAAACGCTTGGATTAAACGTGACGCACCCCTGCCAAGGGCACTCGGCCCGCGCAGCGATCGCGCCGCTGAGATCTTCCGGCAATCCACCGATCGCCTTGGTTCAGCATGCCCGCTGTTTTCTGTTGCGATTCCCGGTCGCTTCAGAAAAACCCCGAATTCGCTCAATCCACCCGTGTTATCTCAAGCAAGTGCTCGTTGAGAAGCACCGGCCCACTCTGCACGCTCACTGCTGGACAAGCCAGCAGTGCCACCCGACTTAAAGGTGCCACCCGACTTAGCTGGGCAAGCCAGCTAGTAGCCACCCGACTAATTCGGTACCACCCTTAGCTGGACAAGCCAGCGAGTGGCCCATCCGAGCGAGTGGCGATCCACCATCCACTAGTTATCAAAGCCCGAGGAGATACCTGGCACCGAAAAATCGCGGTCGCATTCGGAGAAGGTATGTCCGGGGTCGTCGTATTCGCTAGGGTCAATCAGTCCTGGAACGCCGGCGAACGAGTACGACTGGTCAAACGCCAGGAGCGCTTGGGCCGTGTCGCCGAGTTCGTCGATGATCGCGTCGCGAGCACCAGCAATGCCACTCACGATTCCGATCACCAGCACCACCACCAGGATGGTCCATTCGAACGTCAGGACGCCGTCGTCATCGGTCCAAACTTTTTTGAGCAGCTGTGTCATCGCGGTTCTTCTTTCGATCGAGCTACGTTGCGTTTCCACCTCATCGGCCTCACGTGTGTGGCCTCGGTGCATCACGCACCTGGGCAACCCACATTGGTCCGACTAGCCCCCGTCGGTCGCATCTTCCACAGATTCTGGATTCTGGCCGGGAAGGTTGGTTTCCTCATTGCGGGTGCAGTCGAGGTACAGGTTCACATCGTCAGTCGCTTCATCGAATTCACTCGCAGGCGATTCAAATACGCCCGTGATGGTGATTCCGGCGAGGCTGTAGCTTTGATCGAAGTTCACGGCAGCTTGGGCCACGTCGCCAAGTTCGTCGATAATGGCATCTCGAGCACCTGCTAGTCCACCAACGATGCCGATCGTCAGCAGCGTCAGCAGCAAGGTCCACTCGAAGGAGAGAACGCCATCGTCTTCTCGCACCATTTGGCTCAGTAGCTTTTGCATGACACGAAACTCTTCTCTGTTTAGGAGGATAGGCCGTAAAACGTGAGCTTTACGGCAATTTTTCTTAAATCATGGAGCCCGGAGCGGAGAGGCTCCTGGCTGCATAGCCCGCATGGTTGTTGCGATTGTGCCACGTGGCATCATCGCAACCGAGTCGCGGCTCGCTCTTCATGCGGTAAGAGCAAGCCGTGTACCAATCGCTCGATCTCGCGGGGAGATCGCGGCGACATTAGCCCCCGTCAATCGAGTCTTCCACGATCTGTGGCACTTGACCGGGGAGGTTCGTTTCGACGTTACGTGTGCAGTCGATGAAGAGGAACGCGTCTTCGAACGCCGAGTCACTAGCTGTACTGGTGGTGGCGGCGTGCACGATCACTTCCAGCGGGAAGTCGATGGTGTACGACTGGTCGACGGCGAGCATCGCTTCCGACACGTCACCGAGTTCGTCGATGATGGCGTCGCGAGCACCGGCCAGGCCGCTCACAATGCCGATCGTCAGCAGCGTGACGAGCATCACCCATTCGAACGACAGCACGCCGTCGTCTTCGGCCCAAATCGCTTGTACAAGCTTGTTCATTGCAAAATCTTCCCGTGTGTGTGAAGTAATCGGTTGGTGTCCCATTTCCCGGATGGGTGGTGCCTCGTTGCACCCGTCGTTGCACATGCTGTGGCAGATTCCTTTGCCCCAGTCTTGGCAAGCTGCATTGCCCGTCGCCGCGCGAGCTGGCCTAGTGCCACTTCGCGACTGCGGACAAGGCAGTCTCGCACCGCAAAAATCGCTAGTTCGGACTGTTGCTGTTCACAACTTGCTGAGGAGCGCCGGTGGCACGTCCGCAGTCGCTGTAGACAATGTTGTCGGTGAATCCCGAGTCGCTGGCAGCGCCGGTCGAATCGCCATCGATCACAAATCCGAGGGGATAGTCGATCGTGTACGAATCGTCGAGGGCGAGCATCGCTTCGGCCGCATCACCAAGTTCGTCGATGATGGCGTCGCGAGCGGCAGCCACGCCGGTGACGATGCCAATCACCAGGACGGTGAGGAGGAGCGTCCATTCGTAGGCGAGCATGCCACTTTCGTCGTTCCACATCTGCTGGAGCAGTTGCTTGTGCATCGCTAGTTGATCTCGCTACGAAAAACCAAGGAATTCAGGCTGTTTTTGAGCTTCGGCGAGCGGGCTCGGGGCTCGAAAGCGACCAAGCCCACTCGTTGTGAAGCAGGGGTTCGGCGACGGTGAGATCGCCGAACAGCGTTTCAATTGCTGACCTAAGTCAGCTGACAATTAGTTGCCACCGACCGAGTCGAGAACTGGCGAAGGAACCTGACCGGCTTGGTCAGCAGCGCTGTTACGTCCGCAATCGGTGAACGTGAAGGCGTCAACAAAGGCCGAGTCCGAAGCGGTGCTGGTCGTTGGAGCGTGAACGATAACTTCGAGAGGGAAGTCGATCGTGTACGATTGGTCGAGAGCCAACATGGCTTCTGCAACGTCGCCCAATTCGTCGATGATCGCATCACGGGCGCCAGCGAGGCCCGAAACGATGCCGATCGTGAGGAGGGTCACGAGGAGGACCCATTCGAAGGAAAGGACGCCGTCCTCTTCCTTCCACATACGTGCGAAACAATTCTTCATCCGAAACTCCTTGTACCTGATACCTGAAAACACGTGTGTGGTTTGGAGATACAGTCTCCGCGCCACGCCGTCCCCCTTGTTGTGCCCAAAGAGACGGCTTTCGACGCACGCTCTATGCAGGGGACGTGCCAAGAGCAAGTATTTAACTGGAGATTTCTGGGTGAGCGCTGGCTAAGTGTTGTGCGCCAATCACTTACAGCATTTTGGCGGCTGGCCCCAAGCTGGTTGCACTTCAGCAACCATGTTGCGAGCGCGAAACACGCGATGTTTAGCGCGTGAAGCAGAATGTAAGCATCGTGGTGCGCCAGGCCGGGGATGTTCAGCTCGCCAGGCGCGCAAAAAAGAGGCCCCCGAGCCGCACAAAACGACTCGGGAGCCTCTCGGAGTTTCGGACGCTTAGCGCAGCTTCGCGATCAGGCCTTCAGGTGGGCCTCGGCCACTCGTGGTGAGTCGCTCGGGGGGCACATCCCAAGCGGCTCGTAAGTGGCGATTTGCGCGGAAGTTAATCAAGTTCGATCAGGCTGTTTTCAGCAGCCGCTCGGCCGTGGCGGAGTGACCAGGGCCGAGCCTTCTCACAAGCTTCATCTGCAGGGTTATTTCGGGGGCACATCCGGCATAACCGCTACAGCTGTTTGTGGCCAGTCTCGGGCGTCAAGCGTAAGACTGGGAGTTTGTTCAATCGCCTTAGCCAAGTGGGGTGCGATGTTAATGTTCGCTTACCACCGCACGCTGCAGGCGATTACGGGGACGATTCACTGTCCGCAATTACTGCCCGCATTTACTGCGGGATGTTTTCGTCGACCACGCCGGGCTGATTCTGGTTCTGAGCCGAGCGAGGGAATTCGGTGATCTTCATGCCACCTTGGCGACGGGTGTCGGCGCGGCCGCAATCTTCGAACTGGGCAGCATCGACGAACTGCGAGCTGGCAGCGCCCGAAGGTCCGTAGTAGCCGTTGTTTCCGACGGTGTGGACCGTCACGCTGAGCGGTGGCTGGATGTAGTACGACTGATCGAGGGTGACCATCGCTTGGGCCACGTCACCCATTTCGTCGATCACGCTATCTCGCACGGCGGCGAGACCGGCGACCGTGCCGATGGTGAGCAAGCTGGCGAGCATGGTCCATTCGAACGAGAGGACGCCGTCCTCTTCGTTCCACATTTGAGCGAGCAACTTCTGCATGGCGAAACTCCTGGTTTCATGTGCCGAGGGAACCGTTAAGGGAAAGCGAGAACACCTCGCCACCCCAGCCGAGCCATGAACATCGAGATTCTCTAGTCTTCCCAAATGTTCAATCGGCTTAACCGGCATGTTCACTACGATTGGCACAATCCGTACCAAATGCAAGTTCGGCGCTCCACTTTTTTGACAGAATGTTCAGAAAAGCTTGCCACGTTTCAGTTTAGAAACAAACGGCGGTGTTAAGCAGTCGGATCACGACAGCTGGGCGATGTTAAGCAGATTGAACACTCGGAGCCAAGCAGCTTGACAGAATGTCAAGAGAACTGAACATCGCACCTTACGCAGCTTGCCGAGCGAGGTGATTTGCTAAGAGGCTTGAGCAAAATGCTTCAAGGGAGAATCGCAGCGCGTTAAGAAAATGAAGGCTAAGCCCGCTTAATGCCCCGCAGGTGGGGCCAGCAAGGCTCGCAGCGGCTGTGACTGGGCCTATCGCGCAAAAAAGAAGGGAGCCGAAAGCTCCCTTAGGTGGATCAGAATCGATGGGCCCCAGGCGGGGCCCGATGCGTGTGGATTAGCCGGCTGCTGTGGCCGCAGGCGCCGCCTTGGCCGGGAGCTCGATCAGGATCAGACGCTGATCGTGGTAGAGAATCCGCCCCCGCCCTTCGCGATCGGCCAGCAGAACTTCGCGGGCCAATTGGGGGTAGGAGTTTTTCGAGACCGCCAGGTACTTCATGTCGCGCCCTCGGGCGACGGCGAGCCAGTTCTTATCCCCGCGGAAGATCGTTTGGTAGTCGTTCCAGACATCGGGGCTGACGAGGTGGACATGGGTGGCGACGAGCGGACGGAGCTTTTCGTCCGAACGCATCAGGAGGTAGTCCCCCCAGTCCATCGGCGCGGCGATGTTCCCTTGCAGGTTCATCCGCACCACTTCGTCGGCCAGATAGACCGGAGTGTCGGTGACGGTGCTTCGCGCTTCGCCGCGTGGGGCACCTCGCAGCAAACTGCTGCTCGGTGGAGAGACGAGGAGCGTGACAAAGACAATTGCCATCGCATAGACGGTGCGCATCGCCACCGGCTGATCGTCGGTGGCGGTGGTTTCGGGGGTGGTGGCACGCGAGCGGCTGAAAATGGCCGACAGATGTGGGACGACGGCAAAGGGCCACACGAGCGCCCACCAGGCGAGCATGCGAATGGCCATGACGGTGGCCAAAGCAAACAGGGCGAGGAGGAGGATTTCGTACCAGGCGATGGGGCGTGGTGTTTTGAAGCTGACAGCCACCGCGACCACAGCGCTAGAGACCAGCAGGAAGCAGGTGAGGCTTTTGAGCGGAAGGCGTTGCCATTCGGAGATCGACTGTAGCGCGCTCGACTCGCCAAAGAAAATCACGTGGGGCCAGATCATCGGGCCGTGCGGTCCGATGGAAGCGAAGGCAACGAACAAGAGCGCGGCAATCCAAAGGGGCGCAACACCGCTGGCTTTGGCAGCAGCGGCGAGGTTCCAGCCATTTTTGGCGAGCTCTTGCAGCGTGTAGCCCAGGGCAATAGCGCCGAGCATGACGAGCCCCATCAGCATGCTGCCATGCAGGTTTGCCCAGCAGATGGAGACGATCGGCAGCCAGAAGAGTGGATGCTTTTTGCCCGCCATCAGCTGCGCTGCTGCCAGGAGCACGAGCGCCGCGCCGAGCTGCCCAAACAGCTGGGGGCGAATCGTGCCGACGATCGGCAGGTTGAGTGTCATCACTACCAGCGGAACGACCCACAGGAGTTTCGACTCGGGATCGCGCGCT
This window of the Pirellula staleyi DSM 6068 genome carries:
- a CDS encoding TadE/TadG family type IV pilus assembly protein — translated: MNKASHNSSPRSAAPAARRQRSRLGAALSIELIMVLPILLVLLLAIVEFGILLMNSQGVAAATNHGAREAALASSTRASVEGAIDAALARYTWRNNREVLLFVNGAADPTGALLAAAPSGTRVSVTVNVPMDKAAPDLLTFFGISIAGKELSTTYVTFKE
- a CDS encoding A24 family peptidase yields the protein MSGAYDLAALAAAFTIAAAVLDYRTRKIPNWLTVPAAVLGLLYSSLAPAGVGPLLSVAGFAIGFSLLLLPWLLGGGGMGDVKLLAALGAWTGPLTILVIFAIAVGLACVMAIGVMTITAMSHGFSRARGQYLNSGSGGQNVAAEGETPRRVKRVLPFGVPVAIATVLVMTWLVVRPA